From Longimicrobium sp.:
CACCCTGCGGTACCGCGGCGGCGAACTCACGATGGAAGAACTGCATTCCCCACATCCCTTCGACGGACAGCCCCCCGCCGAGCGCCGCGTGACGCTCGCCGATCCGCGCGGCTCCGTCTCCACCGGGCGGTGGATGTGGGAGTGGACCAAGGCCATCTGCACCGCCATCCTCCTCTTCCTGGGGATCCGCACCTTTCTGGTGGAGGCGTACAAGATCCCCACGGGGTCGATGGAGGGGACGCTCCTGATCGGGGATTTCCTTCTCGTCAACAAGGCGGTGTACGGCGCGGAGATCCCCGTCACCGGCACGCGGCTCCCCGCCTTCTCGCATCCCAAACGCGGCGACGTCCTGGTCTTTCTGCCGCCCCACGACCCGCACCGCAACTACGTGAAGCGGCTGGTGGGAGTGGGGGGCGACACGCTGGAGATGCGCGACAAGGTGCTCTTCAGGAACGGAAAGCCGCTGGACGAGCCCTACGCCCGCCACGTGGACCCGCTCAGCGATCCCCGCGAGCCGCGGATGATCTGGCAAAAGGACTTCCTGGCGGGCACCCTCCGCGAGCGCCGCCGCTACCGCCCCACCCGCGACAACTGGGGGCCGATCGTGGTGCCGCCTGGCAAACTGTTCGCGCTCGGCGACAACCGCGACAACTCCGAAGACTCCCGCTACTGGGGCTTCTTCGACGAGAGCGCGGTGAAGGGGCGGCCCATGTTCGTCTACTATTCGTTCGAAAAAGACATCACCCAGCAGTTCTCGTGGCTCACCGCCGTCCGCTGGACGAGGATCGGAGAAGTGATCCGGTAGCACCGCGGGCAACGGAAAACGGAAAGCGGGCGCGAGGACGATCCTCGCGCCCGCTTCTCACTTTCGGGTCACCTGGAGCAACTCTGTGCTACTCGATCCAGAAAAAAGTGCGTACAGAATCCGCCAGCACGTCGAAAACTCACGTTGTCAAGCCTTTTGTTCCCGCCGGGGGTTGACACCTTCCGGGGTGCTTGCCCATACTCAACGCGTGACCCGGTGGGCGGACGCTCGTGTCCCCCCAACAGGCTGCGCGGCCTCTCCCCGCCTTCCCCTTTTGCGACGCCGCGTTTGCCCGTCCGGTGTCCTCCGCAGAGCCCCACATTCTGCGTTGTCTGCTTCGCCCCGGAGCACCCCCATGACGTTCAGCCCCGCCAAACGCGTCTCCTCCGAATCCGAATCGCTGGACCAGTACCTTCGCGAGATCAGCGTGTACCCGCTGATCGACCGGAACGAAGAGGCGCGGCTCGCGCGCCTGATCCGTGACGGCGCGCCGGACGCGCTGGAGCATCTCGTGCGCTCCAACCTGCGCTTCGTGGTGGCGGTCGCGAAGAAGTACCAGAACCAGGGCGTCTCGCTTTCGGACCTGATCAACGAAGGGAACATCGGGCTGATCCGCGCCGCGCGGAAGTTCGACGAGACCAAGGGGATCAAGTTCATCTCGTACGCCGTCTGGTGGATCCGGCAGGCGATCCTGCAGGCGCTGGCCGAGCAGTCGCGCATCGTGCGGGTGCCGCTCAGCCGCGCGGGCGCCGTCCACCGCATCGGCCGCCGCTCCTCGGCCATGACGCAGGAGCTGGGGCGCGAGCCGACGCTGCAGGAGATCGCGAGCGAGCTGGAGGTGCCGGAGGACGAGGTCAGCCACGCGCTGGCGATGTCGCAGGTCTACCTCTCCCTGGACGCCCCGCTCGTCCCCGGCGAGGACGGGCAGCTCCTCGACTACCTTTCCGACCAGTTCTCCCCCGGGCCGGACGAGGAGGTCTACGAGGACGCCCTCAAGCGCTCGATCGACGAGGCGCTGGGGACGCTCACCGAGCGTGAGTCGCGCGTACTGCGCCTCTACTTCGGCCTGGGCGACGCGGAGCCGATGACGCTGGAGCAGATCGGCGAGAAGTTCGGCATCACGCGCGAGCGCGTGCGGCAGATCAAGGAGAAGGCTCTCCTCCGCCTCCGTCACCAGTCGAGGGCGCGGTTCCTGGAGACGTTCCTGACCTGAGGAACTGCTGGGCTCACACAGAGACACAGAGGCACCGAGAGAGGTTCTCTCGGTGCCTCTGTTTCGTGTTGACGCCCGCGGTTCGGGCGCCGTTCCCCACCCGCCGTAATCCAGGACGCAGCTACTCTCAGGGCGTGGGAAACCAGATGACGGCATCGTCCAGCGGCACGGTCATCCTCTGCTCCGACGGAGCCCCGGCGGGGTGATGGCGTCCGAGAACCCGGTAGCGCTCGAACACGTACGGCTGCCCCTCCGTGCCGTTCAGCGACCGGGTGTCGCCGACGTGAAAGTGCAGGTGTGGTCCAACGCTGTTCCCGGAGTTCCCGAGTCTCCCCAGGACGGCTCCGCGCCGCACGCGCTGCCCCGCCCGCACGCGAATCGAACCCGGAATGAAGTGGGCGTAGAACGCGTAGCGGCCGCCCCCCAGGTCCAGCGCCAGCCAGTTCCCCGAAACCGTTTTGTCGGTCAGCGGCACGGGCATGATGGTCCGCCCGTCGACTCGTGGGACGTTTTCGGGGATCCCGTCCTGAACGGAAATGATCACGCCGTCCGCCACGGCCAGCACCTCGGCTCCATACCCGTAGAACATCTCGTTCGTGATGTCGTTCGGAAACGGGCTCGGAAGATTGCTTCCGATGGAGTCCACGCGAATGAAATCACAGCCGAACCGCTGCGGCACCCGGATACGGGAAGCACGTGCCACCAGCGCCGCATGCCCGTTGCTCAGCGCGAGCCCATTGCCGCAGCGCCAGTTGCCGCCGCGAAGGGGAGGCCCCAGCACCGGAGGGGGCCGCCGCTCCACGAGCACAACCTCGGAGGTCGCCACCAGCGCCTCCGAGGCGCTTCCACTCTCCGTACGCAGCCGGATCGTGGAATCGCTATCCAGAGAGATCCGGTGGACGAGGGTGGAGGGAGCCGGCGCGGTGGGGGCGAGGGAGATCACCACCGCGATCGTGGCGGTGCGGCCGGCCGGCAGCGCGCGGTTGGCCGGAGTGATCGAGTCGCTCTCGATGTACTGGGTCGTCCGCTGCCGCCGGGGATCGGAGAGCGAGGTGGAATCGTACGCCGCGAGCACGGCGCCAGTGGTCCCATCGAGCACCTCCACCGATCGAAGGCGCAGGTCCACGTCGGCCCAGCTGGTGACGAACAGACGATAGACGAGGTAGCGCTGGCCATCCTCGGCACGGACGGGCTGCGGCACCGGCCGAGCCACCACGTCCAGGGGGAGACTCAGATAGGTGGTGACCGGCCGCGGGGCCGCGGGTGGCGTCTGGGCCCCCGCGGCGGATGCGCTCCCCATGCACCAGGCCAGGAGCGCACAGGCGAGATGACGCCCGCCGCGGCGGGAGAAACCGCGCTCCCGGCGCGGCCCCGGACGTGGTCTACAAGGGAGGACGACAGTTGGATCTCTCATGGCTGCTTCCACCTCGTTGGGGCTTGTCGCCGCGGGGAACCAGGAGGTTCGGGGAGCGCGACGAAGGTTTGTATTGAGCTGTTTTCTGCCGACCCGCCGCTTCGCGCTCCAAAGAACTGGCGCTCCTCCAGCGCCTACGAGTTCTCCGCGTGAGGCCGCGCGCCGGGGAGGAAGAGGGATCGGAAGCATCCCGAACTGCTATTCTCCGCGCAGCGCCTCCATGGGGTCGGCGCGGCTGGCGCGGCGGGCCGGGAGCCAGCTCGCGGCGAGTGCCACCGTGGTGAGCACCGTGCATACGCCAAGGTAGGTGGCGCCGTCCGTGGGGCGCACGCCGTACAGGAGCGCGGACATCCCCTGCGTCGCCGCGAAGGCGAGCGCCAGGCCGAAGGCGAGGCCCCAGGCAGTGATTCGCGCGGCCTCTCGCGCCACCATGCGGCGGATCTCGCCAGTGCCGGCGCCCAGCGCCATGCGGATGCCGAACTCGCGCCGCCGCTGCGCCACGCCGTACGCCAGCACGCCGTAGATCCCGATGCAGGCGAGCAGCAGCGCGACGCCCGCGAAGCCGCCCAGCAGCGAGGCCGTGAAGCGCTGCGGCGCCACCGAGCGCTCGAACACCTCGTCCATCGTCTGCACCTCGCTCACCCCCAGCCCCGGGTCGATCTCCGCGATCGCGGCGCGCAGCGCGCGGATCACCGGGGCGGTGGGGCCATCCGTGCCGATCACCAGGACCATCGAGTTCCAGGTGTCCTGCGCATGCGGCACGTACACCAGGGGGCCGATCTCGTCGCCCGCGCCCATGTAGCGCACGTCCTCGGTCACGCCCACGATCTCGCGCAGAAGGTTCTCGTCGCGCCACGAGCGGATGCGCTTGCCGATGGGGTTCTCGTTGGGGAACATGCGCCGCGCGAACTCGCGGTTGACGACGGCCACCGGAGTCGCCCCCTTCCGGTCCGCGCTCGTGAACTCGCGCCCGCGCACCACCGGCAGGCGCAGGGTGGAGAAGTACCCGGGCGTGACCACCGTCCACATCCCGCTCACCTCCATGCCGGCCGGGGGCTCCGGCCGCCCATCCGCCAGGAAGGAGCGGCCCAGGTAGAACCCTCCGCCCCCCAGCGGGAGCGCCGACGCGGCGGCCGAGCCGCGGACGCCGGGGAGCGCCGCCACGCGGTCCAGGATCTCGCTTATGGCCGCCACGCTCGCCGAGGCGCTGTCGTATCGCTCGCCCTGCAGCACCACGGACGCGGTGGCCACCCCCGCGGTCTGGAAGCCGGGATCCACCGAGTACAGCTGCGCCAGGCTCTTGAGCAGCAGCGCGGAGCCCACCAGAAGCACCAGCGAGAGCGCGATCTCACCCGACGCGAGCGCCTTGCGCACCCGCCGTCCGCGTACGCCCGCGGTGCTGCGCCGGTCCTCTTCGCCCAGCGTGGGGGAGAGCACGGCGCGGCGGGCCATGCCGATGGCGGGCGCCAGCCCGAAGAGCACCGCCGAAAGGATGGAGACCGCCAGGGCGAAGAGCAGCGCCCGCGGGTCCAGCGAGAGCTCCTCCATGCGCGGCGTGCCCTCGGGTGCGGTCAGCGCCAGCGCGCGCACGCCTGCGTAGGCGAGCGCCGACCCCAGCACCCCGCCGGCCACGGCCAGAATCAGGCTCTCGGTGAGGAGCTGGCGCACGAGACGCCCGCCCCCGGCACCCAGGGCGATGCGCACGGCGAGCTCACGTCCGCGCCCGGCCGCGCGGCTCAGCAGCAGGTTGGCGACGTTCAGGCATCCGATGGCGAGCACCAGGCTCACCGCGCCCATCAGCAGCCAGAGCGTGAGCGGCAGCTCCTCCCCCACCACGTAGTCGATGAGGGGAGCCGCCGTGATCGTCACCCCCTTGCGGGCGACCGGGTGCTCCTGCGCCACGCGACCGGCGATCGACTCCAGCTCGGCACGCGCGCGGCGAAGCGGCTCGTCTGGCTTGAGGCGCGCGATTGCGCTGAAGATGAAGTTGTCCCGCCGCTCCAGGTCCGGCCGGTCGGCGGGCGACAGGCGGAGCGGCGCCCACAGCGCCGCCTCGCGGGGAAAGGCCATCCCCCGTGGCGCCACCCCCACCACCTGGCGCGGCCGCCCGCCGATCCGCAGCGTCTTCCCCACGATGGCGCGGTCGCCCGCGAACATGCGCTGCCACAGCTCGTACGAGAGCACGACCACGCGGGGAGATTCGGGGTCGAACTCCTCGGACACGAAGAAGCGGCCCAGCGTGGGCGCCATCCCCAGCGTGGCAAAGAAATCGGGAGTTACCGCCGCGCCGGTGAGCCGCTCCGCCTCCCGCTCGTCGGCGACGTTCCAGTCGACCGGCTGGTACACGGCCGCGCGGGCGAAGACTCCGTTCGTCTTCCAGTCCTCGTAATCCGCGTAGGTGACGTTCCACTGGCTGCCGTCCTCCATGCTCCGCGCCTGCGGCACCACCAGCCGCTCGGAGGCAGGGAAGGGGAGCGGACGGAGGAGCACGTGGTTCACGGCCGAGAAGATCGCCGTCATCGCGCCGACGCCCAGTGCGATGGTGCCGATGGCCACCAGCGTGAAGCCGGGCGCGCCACGCAGCACGCGTACGCCGTAGCGCGTGTCCTGCCCCAGGTCTTCCAGCAGGCGGGGGCGCGCCTCGTCGCGCACCGCCTCCTTGTGCCGCTCCACTCCGCCGAACTCCACCAGCGCCGCCCGCCGCGCCTGGGCCGGCTCCATCCCCGCGCGCACGTTCTTCTGCGTCAGCTGATCGATGTGGAAGCGCATCTCCTCGTCCAGGCCGCCGTCCAGCTCGTCGCGCCGCATGGAGTTGCGCAGCCGGTGCCAGGCCTCACGGATAAGCCTCATGGTGCCCTCGCGATCAGCGGGTGTCTGTGGCGAGCACCAGGTTGACCGCCCGCGACAGGCGCTCCCAGTGGCTCCGCTCCTCCACGAAGCGCTCCTTTCCCTCCTCCGTCAGCGCGTAGTAGCGGGCGCGGCGGTTGTTCTCCGTCGTGCGCCACTCCGAGCGGATCAGCCCCTGCCGCTGCAGCCGGTAGAGCGCCGGGTAGAGCGAGCCCTGGTTCATCTGCAGCACGTTCCCCGACCACTGCTCGATCCGTTCGGTGATCCCCCAGCCGTGCATCGGCTCCAACTGCAGCGCCTTGAGCACCAGCATGTCCAGCGTCCCCTGGATCAGGTCGCCGCGATCCTTGTCCGTCAATGCAAGCTCCTTTCGATGGTCGAAAGGAAGAGTACGTGCCGCTCCTTTCGATTGTCAAGAGAAGCGTGTCTCGTCGCGGAGGTGCGGAGTGCCGCAGGGCTCACATAGAGACACGGCGGCGCACGGGAAAGGCGCTCTGAGGCGCTCCTGCGGACGCTGCGGCACCACCACGATTTCGTCAGATCGTTCGATCACCCGGACGAGGGCTGATGAACCCGATCCCGATGGACATCAAACCTCGCGGGCGCGGGCACGATCGAGCGTCGTTCGATTGCGGCGAGCCCGCCCTCGACGAGTTCTTTCGGCGGCACGCGCGGCGGAACCAGGAGCGGAATATCAGCCGCACCTACCTCGCAACGGAACAGGGTGGAAACCGAGTCCTGGGCTACTATACGCTCGCCGCCGGCGATTCCCCGCCGGTGACCTCCCCGAGCCCGAGCGTGGTCGTCTGCCGCGCTACTCGATCCCGACGGTGAAGCTGGCACGGCTCGGAGTCGATCGCGCCGCGCAGGGAGGCGGGGTGGGGAAGGCACTGCTAGCGGATGCACTGCGGCGCTCCGTCCGCGCCGCGGAGGTCATCGGCATCTTCGCGGTCGAAGTGTATTCGAAGCCGCCCGCCGCCGCGTTCTACCGCCGGAACGGCTTCGCGCCTCTGGAAGACGACCGCCTGCACCTTTATCTCCCCATCCGCACGATCCGCTCGGGCGTCG
This genomic window contains:
- the lepB gene encoding signal peptidase I, with the protein product MEELHSPHPFDGQPPAERRVTLADPRGSVSTGRWMWEWTKAICTAILLFLGIRTFLVEAYKIPTGSMEGTLLIGDFLLVNKAVYGAEIPVTGTRLPAFSHPKRGDVLVFLPPHDPHRNYVKRLVGVGGDTLEMRDKVLFRNGKPLDEPYARHVDPLSDPREPRMIWQKDFLAGTLRERRRYRPTRDNWGPIVVPPGKLFALGDNRDNSEDSRYWGFFDESAVKGRPMFVYYSFEKDITQQFSWLTAVRWTRIGEVIR
- a CDS encoding GNAT family N-acetyltransferase, giving the protein MKLARLGVDRAAQGGGVGKALLADALRRSVRAAEVIGIFAVEVYSKPPAAAFYRRNGFAPLEDDRLHLYLPIRTIRSGVEAL
- a CDS encoding M23 family metallopeptidase; the protein is MRDPTVVLPCRPRPGPRRERGFSRRGGRHLACALLAWCMGSASAAGAQTPPAAPRPVTTYLSLPLDVVARPVPQPVRAEDGQRYLVYRLFVTSWADVDLRLRSVEVLDGTTGAVLAAYDSTSLSDPRRQRTTQYIESDSITPANRALPAGRTATIAVVISLAPTAPAPSTLVHRISLDSDSTIRLRTESGSASEALVATSEVVLVERRPPPVLGPPLRGGNWRCGNGLALSNGHAALVARASRIRVPQRFGCDFIRVDSIGSNLPSPFPNDITNEMFYGYGAEVLAVADGVIISVQDGIPENVPRVDGRTIMPVPLTDKTVSGNWLALDLGGGRYAFYAHFIPGSIRVRAGQRVRRGAVLGRLGNSGNSVGPHLHFHVGDTRSLNGTEGQPYVFERYRVLGRHHPAGAPSEQRMTVPLDDAVIWFPTP
- a CDS encoding PadR family transcriptional regulator; this encodes MTDKDRGDLIQGTLDMLVLKALQLEPMHGWGITERIEQWSGNVLQMNQGSLYPALYRLQRQGLIRSEWRTTENNRRARYYALTEEGKERFVEERSHWERLSRAVNLVLATDTR
- a CDS encoding RNA polymerase sigma factor RpoD/SigA — protein: MTFSPAKRVSSESESLDQYLREISVYPLIDRNEEARLARLIRDGAPDALEHLVRSNLRFVVAVAKKYQNQGVSLSDLINEGNIGLIRAARKFDETKGIKFISYAVWWIRQAILQALAEQSRIVRVPLSRAGAVHRIGRRSSAMTQELGREPTLQEIASELEVPEDEVSHALAMSQVYLSLDAPLVPGEDGQLLDYLSDQFSPGPDEEVYEDALKRSIDEALGTLTERESRVLRLYFGLGDAEPMTLEQIGEKFGITRERVRQIKEKALLRLRHQSRARFLETFLT
- a CDS encoding ABC transporter permease codes for the protein MRLIREAWHRLRNSMRRDELDGGLDEEMRFHIDQLTQKNVRAGMEPAQARRAALVEFGGVERHKEAVRDEARPRLLEDLGQDTRYGVRVLRGAPGFTLVAIGTIALGVGAMTAIFSAVNHVLLRPLPFPASERLVVPQARSMEDGSQWNVTYADYEDWKTNGVFARAAVYQPVDWNVADEREAERLTGAAVTPDFFATLGMAPTLGRFFVSEEFDPESPRVVVLSYELWQRMFAGDRAIVGKTLRIGGRPRQVVGVAPRGMAFPREAALWAPLRLSPADRPDLERRDNFIFSAIARLKPDEPLRRARAELESIAGRVAQEHPVARKGVTITAAPLIDYVVGEELPLTLWLLMGAVSLVLAIGCLNVANLLLSRAAGRGRELAVRIALGAGGGRLVRQLLTESLILAVAGGVLGSALAYAGVRALALTAPEGTPRMEELSLDPRALLFALAVSILSAVLFGLAPAIGMARRAVLSPTLGEEDRRSTAGVRGRRVRKALASGEIALSLVLLVGSALLLKSLAQLYSVDPGFQTAGVATASVVLQGERYDSASASVAAISEILDRVAALPGVRGSAAASALPLGGGGFYLGRSFLADGRPEPPAGMEVSGMWTVVTPGYFSTLRLPVVRGREFTSADRKGATPVAVVNREFARRMFPNENPIGKRIRSWRDENLLREIVGVTEDVRYMGAGDEIGPLVYVPHAQDTWNSMVLVIGTDGPTAPVIRALRAAIAEIDPGLGVSEVQTMDEVFERSVAPQRFTASLLGGFAGVALLLACIGIYGVLAYGVAQRRREFGIRMALGAGTGEIRRMVAREAARITAWGLAFGLALAFAATQGMSALLYGVRPTDGATYLGVCTVLTTVALAASWLPARRASRADPMEALRGE